One window of Spirulina subsalsa PCC 9445 genomic DNA carries:
- a CDS encoding FkbM family methyltransferase, whose protein sequence is MKKFILSLVEQFPKLAQFYRNSRDQLDRNQPAKDTPWGFKFAGHEEMAIGTFEPNETGLVRNLLQDVDILVNIGANVGYYCCHALSLGKPVIAVEPITRNLHYLMRNIVENGWAKQVEIFPVALGSQSDILKIWGGGTGASLIKGWASIPESYVTQVPVMTLDRILCTSLQGKQALILADVEGAEYAMLQGALTTLQNKPKPIWMIEIGSTSHQPKGIKVNPHLIPTFELFFKYGYTAKTADLEQMVVDMQMLRRAAKGESKLPSHNFLFQ, encoded by the coding sequence ATGAAAAAATTTATACTTTCCCTTGTCGAACAGTTCCCCAAACTTGCCCAGTTTTATCGGAACAGCCGAGATCAATTAGATCGCAATCAGCCTGCTAAAGACACTCCTTGGGGCTTCAAGTTTGCTGGTCATGAAGAAATGGCTATAGGTACTTTTGAACCAAACGAAACTGGTCTAGTTCGGAATTTACTACAAGATGTTGACATCCTGGTGAATATAGGTGCTAATGTCGGCTACTACTGTTGCCATGCTCTCAGTCTGGGCAAGCCTGTCATAGCAGTAGAGCCCATCACCCGCAATCTACATTATTTAATGCGTAATATTGTGGAAAATGGTTGGGCAAAGCAGGTCGAAATCTTTCCCGTAGCACTTGGGTCTCAGTCCGACATCCTGAAAATCTGGGGAGGGGGGACTGGTGCATCCCTTATTAAAGGTTGGGCTAGCATACCGGAATCTTATGTTACTCAGGTGCCAGTGATGACACTTGATCGGATTCTTTGCACTTCCTTACAGGGTAAACAAGCGCTGATTCTAGCAGATGTTGAGGGTGCAGAGTACGCAATGCTTCAAGGCGCATTAACTACATTGCAAAATAAGCCCAAGCCGATTTGGATGATTGAGATTGGATCGACTTCACATCAACCAAAAGGTATTAAAGTTAATCCCCATTTAATTCCAACTTTTGAACTTTTTTTCAAGTATGGATATACTGCAAAAACTGCCGATTTAGAACAAATGGTAGTTGATATGCAAATGTTGCGTAGGGCGGCGAAAGGAGAATCAAAACTGCCATCTCACAATTTTTTATTTCAGTAA
- a CDS encoding alpha-1,2-fucosyltransferase, whose product MAKIIARIRGGIGNQIFIYAAARRLELINNAELVLDSVSGFVHDLQYRQHYQLDHFHIPCRKATPAERFEPFSRVRRYLKRQLNQRLPFEQRRYVIQESIDFDPRLIEFKPRGTVHLEGYWQSEDYFKDIEATIRQDLQIQPPTDPTNLAIVQHIHQHTSVAVHIRFFDQPNADTMNNAPSDYYHRAVEAMETFVPGAHYYLFSDQPEAAKSRIPLPDERVTLVNHNRGNKLAYADLWLMTQCQHFIIANSTFSWWGAWLAENQKKQVIAPGFEKREGVSWWGFKGLLPKQWIKL is encoded by the coding sequence GTGGCTAAGATTATTGCCCGTATCCGTGGTGGCATTGGCAACCAGATATTTATTTATGCAGCAGCTCGTCGGTTGGAACTGATCAATAATGCAGAACTGGTTTTAGATAGTGTCAGTGGTTTCGTACATGACTTACAATATCGTCAGCACTATCAACTTGACCACTTTCATATTCCTTGCCGCAAAGCAACTCCAGCAGAACGTTTTGAACCTTTTTCTAGAGTAAGGCGTTATCTGAAACGCCAATTGAACCAGCGATTGCCATTTGAGCAACGCCGCTATGTAATACAAGAAAGCATTGACTTTGATCCGCGACTAATCGAGTTTAAGCCACGTGGCACAGTGCATCTGGAAGGCTATTGGCAAAGCGAAGATTATTTCAAGGATATCGAAGCAACGATTCGTCAGGATTTACAAATTCAGCCACCTACCGATCCAACCAACCTCGCCATAGTACAACATATTCACCAACACACTTCTGTTGCTGTACATATCCGCTTTTTTGACCAGCCAAATGCAGACACCATGAATAATGCCCCTAGCGATTACTACCACCGTGCGGTAGAGGCGATGGAAACCTTTGTCCCAGGTGCCCATTACTACTTGTTTTCAGATCAACCTGAAGCAGCAAAATCACGTATTCCCCTTCCGGATGAGCGTGTGACACTGGTAAACCACAACCGTGGCAACAAATTGGCTTACGCTGACCTGTGGCTAATGACTCAGTGTCAGCATTTTATTATTGCCAACAGCACATTTAGTTGGTGGGGGGCATGGCTAGCAGAAAATCAAAAAAAACAGGTGATCGCTCCAGGATTTGAGAAACGAGAAGGTGTAAGTTGGTGGGGGTTTAAAGGCTTGTTACCAAAGCAGTGGATAAAGTTGTGA
- a CDS encoding CgeB family protein, giving the protein MDKVVKIMIVGAWQWLQYEDAFAKGLKKYGVEVIPFSTSHFFNGLLGHYQLKLPLRGPALSQLNQCLTNEITIKSPDSVLFWRPTHILPGTLKKIQNLGISTISYNNDDPFSQRASAKFPWHYHWLWSHYLKCLPYFDFNFFYRSVNCDEARAYGARHTELLMPYFLPWQDQPVTLTKTEYEQFATDVVFVGHYEPDGREYSIYKLIKSGIQVKIWSGSNWGRALPQEYYKKNGSIYPALGDNYTKALCGAKICLAFLSKLNRDTYTRRCFEIPACGQLMLAERTDDLRRLFQEDKEACFFSSDEELLSKVQWLLDNPKIRHQIAWAGQKRVWADGHDVYSRVKEFLNVIHKKQKDGC; this is encoded by the coding sequence GTGGATAAAGTTGTGAAAATCATGATAGTTGGAGCTTGGCAATGGCTTCAATATGAGGACGCTTTTGCTAAGGGATTAAAAAAATATGGAGTAGAAGTTATTCCTTTCTCAACAAGTCATTTTTTTAATGGCTTGTTGGGTCATTATCAGTTAAAACTCCCTTTACGTGGACCAGCATTAAGTCAACTTAATCAATGCTTGACTAACGAAATTACAATAAAATCTCCGGACTCAGTATTATTCTGGCGTCCTACTCATATTTTACCAGGCACCTTAAAAAAAATTCAAAACTTAGGTATATCCACTATTTCTTACAACAATGATGACCCATTTTCTCAACGAGCAAGTGCTAAGTTTCCTTGGCATTACCACTGGCTTTGGTCACACTATCTAAAGTGTTTACCCTACTTTGATTTTAATTTTTTTTACCGATCAGTCAATTGTGATGAAGCGCGTGCCTATGGAGCACGCCACACAGAATTACTCATGCCATATTTTTTGCCCTGGCAAGATCAACCCGTTACTCTAACGAAAACAGAATATGAGCAATTTGCTACCGATGTGGTCTTTGTTGGTCATTATGAGCCTGATGGTAGAGAATATAGTATTTACAAGTTAATCAAGTCTGGAATACAGGTAAAAATATGGAGTGGATCTAATTGGGGTAGAGCTTTACCCCAAGAATATTACAAAAAAAATGGATCGATTTATCCAGCTTTAGGTGATAACTATACCAAAGCTCTTTGTGGGGCTAAAATATGTTTAGCATTCTTGTCAAAGCTAAACCGTGATACCTATACTCGGCGATGTTTTGAGATTCCGGCTTGTGGTCAACTAATGCTAGCTGAACGCACCGATGACTTGCGTCGGCTCTTCCAAGAAGACAAAGAAGCCTGTTTTTTTTCCTCTGATGAAGAATTACTTAGCAAAGTGCAATGGCTGCTTGATAATCCTAAAATCCGCCATCAGATTGCTTGGGCTGGTCAAAAACGTGTATGGGCTGATGGTCATGATGTTTACTCTAGAGTAAAAGAGTTCTTGAATGTAATTCATAAAAAACAGAAAGATGGTTGCTGA
- a CDS encoding FkbM family methyltransferase yields the protein MVAEPIRFTKAKNLIASFITSDLIGWIIGNIFRDNIPSHNLPVNIQWASSKIKASIFFRIYESAEIKFIKQYLPYNIDVIELGSSLGILSSHIATQITDNHRLVCVEANPKLLDSIESNLQLNAKHLLTYNIVNAAIDYRGKDEIDFFLGDQTTTSSTTQITEQKQAIKSTTLSQIVKNFNFKKYALVMDIEGAEIDLFLYETEVLKQCDLIIAELHEGRSLVSGVFMSVNDLIQLISTRGFALSKQRGSVVFFEKSKIMI from the coding sequence ATGGTTGCTGAACCCATTCGATTCACTAAAGCTAAAAACTTGATTGCAAGTTTCATAACCTCTGATTTAATAGGATGGATAATAGGTAATATATTTAGGGATAATATTCCATCTCATAACTTGCCAGTTAACATTCAATGGGCTTCTTCTAAAATCAAAGCATCTATCTTTTTTAGAATTTATGAAAGTGCAGAAATAAAATTCATAAAACAATACCTTCCGTATAATATTGATGTTATTGAGCTTGGTTCAAGTCTTGGAATTTTATCTTCTCATATAGCTACACAGATTACTGATAACCATCGATTAGTATGTGTTGAAGCTAATCCAAAACTTTTAGATAGCATTGAATCTAATCTCCAACTCAATGCGAAACACTTGCTTACATACAACATAGTCAATGCGGCAATTGATTACAGAGGGAAAGATGAGATCGACTTTTTTCTTGGTGATCAAACTACAACTTCTTCTACTACCCAAATAACCGAACAAAAACAGGCAATCAAGTCAACCACTCTTAGTCAAATCGTTAAAAATTTTAATTTTAAAAAATATGCTTTAGTAATGGACATTGAAGGTGCAGAAATTGACCTCTTTCTCTATGAAACTGAAGTGCTTAAACAATGTGATTTAATCATTGCCGAATTACATGAAGGAAGATCGCTAGTCAGTGGTGTTTTCATGTCAGTTAATGATTTAATTCAATTAATTAGTACACGTGGATTTGCACTATCAAAACAACGTGGAAGTGTTGTTTTTTTTGAAAAATCAAAAATCATGATATGA
- a CDS encoding glycosyltransferase family 4 protein, producing the protein MISRYSFKKVHWFAVQPTPYNDFLFETIDVSNICNLIVHYRFKLLSSHPWISELARKYSAFYYSTWLGIDWASIMLPFLEPTAVFVIAGWDHPTTIILLSLLNILNRQYVIWTDTPDLQKFRPSIQSFLRETWLKWVFSHALQVWGTGVPGTLALKQMGVPEDLIKVFPFWVDLKAFNNIKNVQTSKDVIRFISSGRLINQIKGHDLALRALAKAMQGKCQKWEYILVGSGSDENAIKKLASDLEITNCVTFTGWLEPTDLRNQYLRCHVLIHPSPVHDPFPNAVLEAMAASLVVMGSDVCGSVIDRIESGKNGFIHEAGNWLQLAEQIEFIIDNPALLTELSHQARVTAECWPVERGLKIIEELFS; encoded by the coding sequence ATGATTAGTAGATATTCTTTTAAAAAAGTTCACTGGTTTGCTGTTCAACCCACTCCTTATAATGATTTTCTTTTTGAGACAATAGATGTATCAAACATCTGTAATCTGATAGTTCACTATAGATTTAAACTTCTCTCGTCTCATCCGTGGATTTCAGAGCTTGCAAGAAAATATTCAGCTTTTTATTATTCAACTTGGTTAGGGATCGATTGGGCAAGTATCATGCTGCCCTTTCTAGAACCTACGGCAGTTTTTGTAATTGCTGGATGGGATCATCCTACTACTATTATTTTACTTTCTTTATTAAATATTCTCAATCGCCAATATGTGATTTGGACGGATACCCCCGATCTTCAGAAATTTAGACCTTCTATCCAATCCTTCCTAAGAGAAACTTGGTTAAAGTGGGTTTTTTCCCATGCTCTACAGGTATGGGGAACTGGCGTGCCAGGAACACTTGCTCTAAAGCAAATGGGAGTCCCTGAAGACCTAATTAAAGTTTTTCCGTTCTGGGTCGATTTAAAGGCTTTCAACAATATTAAGAACGTTCAAACATCTAAAGATGTCATCCGATTCATTAGCTCAGGGAGGTTAATTAATCAGATTAAAGGACATGATTTAGCTTTGCGAGCTTTGGCTAAAGCAATGCAGGGAAAGTGTCAAAAATGGGAATATATTTTAGTGGGTAGCGGATCAGATGAAAATGCCATCAAAAAACTGGCAAGTGATTTAGAAATAACTAACTGTGTAACCTTTACTGGATGGCTAGAGCCTACTGACTTACGCAATCAGTATCTTCGTTGTCACGTATTGATTCATCCTTCTCCCGTCCATGATCCGTTTCCCAATGCTGTTTTAGAAGCTATGGCTGCAAGCTTGGTTGTTATGGGTTCGGATGTATGTGGTTCAGTTATCGATAGGATTGAATCTGGAAAAAATGGATTTATTCATGAGGCTGGAAATTGGCTACAGTTAGCAGAACAAATTGAATTTATCATCGATAACCCGGCTTTATTAACAGAGTTAAGTCATCAAGCTAGAGTTACAGCAGAGTGTTGGCCTGTTGAGCGTGGCTTGAAAATAATTGAAGAACTTTTTAGTTAA